Proteins encoded by one window of Flagellimonas lutaonensis:
- a CDS encoding pyridoxal phosphate-dependent decarboxylase family protein — translation MHQIDIELVEMTLDVMKYVINRITNLSPELGSPKKEEELKKLVGETITPEGIGSEKAFKLFRDVLVKATVPIDHPRHLAFVPAAPTRAAIMFDLVTSASSIHGAYWMEGAGGIFCENEAMKWLVSLTGMPEPAFGVFTSGGTAANLSAMVTAREHWRKNVANLNEKGLILTSIGAHSSIKTMAKVIDADVLLVDTEDLMTEAMLREKINELDVQQRKRLFAVVATGGTTNAGIIDDLDGIADLCHKEKLWFHVDAAYGGGALVADSARHLFKGIEKADSVTIDPHKWMFSPYDCGAIIYKNPELAKEAHSQEGSYLDIFKDEGAQGFNPADYQIQLTRRLRGMPLWFSLAMHGTDKYKWAVERGIELAHMAGNLIARLPHVELVRAPSLSCVLFKRKGWSPNEYKEWTFKNHRKGFALVTPTQWKSGSSYETVARFCFINPDTTEDDIKAILDTMA, via the coding sequence ATGCACCAAATAGATATCGAACTGGTAGAAATGACCTTGGATGTCATGAAATATGTCATCAACCGAATTACCAATCTATCACCCGAACTGGGCAGCCCCAAAAAAGAGGAAGAACTGAAAAAATTGGTGGGCGAGACCATTACCCCTGAAGGCATTGGAAGTGAAAAGGCTTTCAAGCTGTTCAGGGATGTTTTGGTAAAGGCCACGGTACCCATAGACCACCCAAGGCACCTGGCCTTTGTGCCCGCGGCCCCTACCCGGGCCGCCATCATGTTCGATCTGGTCACCTCGGCCTCAAGCATCCACGGCGCCTATTGGATGGAAGGGGCCGGTGGCATTTTTTGTGAAAATGAGGCCATGAAATGGTTGGTATCGCTCACCGGCATGCCCGAACCTGCTTTTGGGGTATTTACAAGTGGTGGTACCGCGGCCAATCTATCGGCCATGGTCACGGCCCGCGAGCATTGGCGAAAGAACGTAGCGAACCTGAACGAAAAAGGACTGATACTTACCTCTATAGGGGCCCACTCGTCCATCAAAACCATGGCCAAGGTTATTGATGCCGATGTATTGCTGGTAGATACCGAAGACCTGATGACAGAAGCAATGCTGCGCGAAAAAATAAACGAGCTCGATGTACAACAGCGCAAGCGTCTCTTTGCCGTCGTGGCCACTGGTGGCACCACCAACGCTGGTATTATCGACGACCTTGATGGAATTGCCGATCTCTGCCATAAAGAAAAACTGTGGTTTCATGTAGACGCCGCCTACGGCGGTGGTGCCTTGGTCGCTGATTCTGCCAGACACCTGTTCAAGGGCATTGAAAAAGCCGATAGTGTCACCATTGACCCCCATAAATGGATGTTTTCACCCTATGACTGTGGCGCCATCATCTACAAAAATCCTGAGTTGGCAAAAGAAGCCCATTCGCAAGAAGGTTCTTACCTCGATATTTTCAAGGACGAAGGTGCCCAAGGCTTTAATCCCGCTGATTACCAGATCCAACTTACCCGAAGGCTACGGGGGATGCCCCTTTGGTTTTCATTGGCCATGCACGGCACCGACAAATACAAGTGGGCGGTCGAGCGGGGCATTGAACTCGCCCATATGGCCGGAAACCTTATCGCACGGCTGCCCCATGTTGAATTGGTGCGAGCGCCCAGTCTATCTTGTGTGCTCTTCAAAAGAAAGGGCTGGTCGCCCAATGAGTATAAGGAATGGACTTTCAAAAACCACCGAAAAGGGTTCGCCTTGGTCACCCCAACCCAATGGAAATCAGGAAGCAGTTATGAAACGGTGGCCCGTTTCTGCTTTATAAATCCCGATACCACAGAAGACGATATCAAGGCCATTTTAGATACCATGGCTTAG
- a CDS encoding DUF2268 domain-containing putative Zn-dependent protease (predicted Zn-dependent protease with a strongly conserved HExxH motif) has translation MLKRFFVLLLAACPLCLHSCSSSSELSDCNPVGGRTDICLVFDNDPALAQHKPLIQELISEAFGQINAKMPIDNLTIEIVANAQQTIPEIGIGGFNPSTEKIIIYINPNFANLVASMEKELGPQLAHEIHHAKRRRSVGYGNTLLQAMVSEGLADHFSIEVFGIDPPLWSIALEEAELQQWIATASETWNESGYNHSTWFFGTTSEVPRWAGYSIGFELVKKYLEANPTERPSNLHDEVAASFEP, from the coding sequence ATGCTTAAGAGATTTTTTGTGCTGTTGCTTGCTGCCTGCCCACTATGCTTGCATTCGTGCAGTTCTTCAAGTGAGCTTTCAGATTGCAACCCTGTGGGCGGAAGAACGGACATCTGTCTGGTATTCGATAATGACCCGGCACTTGCGCAGCACAAGCCACTGATCCAAGAGCTTATTTCAGAGGCCTTTGGTCAGATCAATGCCAAAATGCCCATTGACAACTTGACCATTGAAATAGTGGCCAACGCCCAACAGACCATTCCTGAGATAGGGATTGGGGGATTTAATCCCAGCACAGAAAAAATCATTATCTACATAAATCCCAATTTTGCGAACCTCGTTGCCTCCATGGAAAAAGAGCTTGGCCCCCAATTGGCGCATGAAATACACCATGCCAAACGTAGACGCTCTGTCGGCTACGGAAATACATTGCTTCAGGCAATGGTCTCAGAAGGTCTGGCCGACCATTTCTCGATTGAGGTGTTTGGCATAGACCCTCCCCTTTGGTCGATCGCCCTAGAAGAAGCGGAGTTACAGCAATGGATCGCTACCGCCAGTGAAACTTGGAATGAAAGTGGCTACAACCACAGTACCTGGTTTTTTGGAACCACGTCTGAAGTGCCCCGCTGGGCAGGGTATTCCATAGGATTTGAGCTCGTTAAAAAATACCTGGAAGCAAACCCAACGGAAAGACCCTCAAATTTGCACGATGAGGTCGCCGCTTCTTTCGAACCCTAA
- a CDS encoding Gfo/Idh/MocA family protein, with translation MQRRKFLKNAAAGSAAFTIVPSFVMGKTHVPPSDTLYVGAFGVGGRGNGVIRGLAETGKVKFVAFCDVDDRRAAQTYKAFPDIKRYRDFREVYQKHLKDIDAVMVATPDHTHATIALPFMREKKHAYVEKPLTHNIYEARLMTKVAKENGIVTQMGNQGASSDDSRIAREWVESGVIGKVHTIECWTNRPVWPQGVPVPASKDPIPEGLDWDLWLGPAAMRDYNNAYLPFKWRGWWDFGTGALGDMGCHIMETPFSVLDLGYPTEAEASCTTVWVGDFVEADYGESCPPSSKIHLKFEHPHHGDIQLNWYDGGLKPDLPDELKDGETIGDGGGGTIMYGERGTLVFDTYSRNARFLPSELKNLYKSPEPKYPRVPGGMGGHIANFVDGCLKGTPTSSDFSKAGPLTETVLMGNLAVKAYQYKELKPGKRPGDWDPFNYPGRRKLKWDGENMRITNYDQANDWVRREYRKGWELT, from the coding sequence ATGCAACGAAGAAAATTCTTGAAAAACGCAGCAGCGGGTTCAGCCGCTTTTACCATTGTACCCAGTTTTGTAATGGGCAAAACCCATGTCCCCCCTAGTGACACCCTCTATGTTGGGGCCTTTGGGGTTGGGGGAAGAGGAAACGGTGTCATCCGAGGGCTGGCCGAAACGGGCAAAGTGAAGTTTGTGGCCTTTTGCGATGTAGACGACCGTCGGGCGGCACAGACCTACAAGGCTTTTCCTGATATAAAGCGCTACAGGGATTTTCGTGAGGTGTATCAAAAACACCTGAAAGACATAGATGCGGTAATGGTGGCCACGCCCGACCATACCCATGCGACCATTGCCCTGCCGTTTATGCGCGAGAAAAAGCATGCCTATGTCGAAAAACCTCTGACGCATAACATCTACGAGGCCAGATTGATGACCAAGGTGGCCAAAGAAAATGGCATTGTTACCCAAATGGGCAACCAAGGGGCCTCTAGCGACGATAGTAGAATTGCAAGAGAATGGGTAGAATCGGGCGTTATCGGAAAGGTACATACCATCGAATGCTGGACCAACAGACCTGTTTGGCCACAGGGCGTACCCGTGCCGGCCTCGAAAGACCCCATTCCAGAAGGGTTGGACTGGGATCTATGGTTGGGCCCAGCCGCCATGCGCGATTATAACAATGCCTATCTACCCTTTAAATGGCGAGGCTGGTGGGATTTTGGCACCGGTGCCCTGGGCGACATGGGCTGCCATATCATGGAAACGCCTTTCAGCGTGCTCGATCTGGGTTATCCTACCGAGGCCGAAGCCAGTTGTACCACCGTTTGGGTGGGTGATTTTGTAGAGGCCGACTACGGAGAATCCTGTCCTCCTTCCTCAAAAATCCATTTGAAGTTTGAGCATCCGCATCATGGCGATATTCAGTTGAACTGGTACGACGGTGGCCTAAAACCCGACTTGCCAGATGAGCTAAAAGATGGCGAGACCATTGGTGACGGCGGGGGTGGTACCATCATGTACGGTGAAAGGGGCACCCTTGTTTTCGATACCTATTCGCGAAATGCACGATTTTTGCCCTCTGAACTTAAAAATTTATATAAATCCCCAGAGCCCAAATACCCAAGGGTTCCCGGTGGTATGGGTGGCCATATTGCGAATTTTGTCGATGGCTGCCTGAAAGGTACCCCGACCTCATCGGACTTCTCGAAAGCCGGGCCCCTAACGGAAACCGTTTTGATGGGCAACCTGGCAGTAAAGGCGTATCAGTACAAAGAGTTGAAACCTGGCAAACGACCGGGCGATTGGGATCCATTCAATTACCCGGGCCGCCGCAAATTGAAGTGGGACGGCGAAAACATGCGCATTACCAACTATGATCAAGCAAATGATTGGGTGCGACGAGAATACCGTAAGGGTTGGGAGCTGACCTAA
- a CDS encoding HD domain-containing protein codes for MNDAEIIEETIAFVKETLKGAEGGHDWFHIQRVFNNTLLIAKDEQVDVLVVSLAALLHDIADAKFHNGDESVGPRVAKEFLESLDIDNEVISHVVNIIKHISFKNSLSKKKKAFDSKELQVVQDADRLDAIGAIGIARTFNYGGFKGRELYNPAVAPQVDMTKEVYKKSNGPTINHFYEKLLLLKDKMNTETGKKLAAQRHQFMLDYLEQFYKEWNGRQ; via the coding sequence ATGAACGATGCCGAAATTATAGAGGAAACCATTGCATTTGTCAAAGAAACCCTAAAAGGTGCCGAAGGAGGGCACGACTGGTTTCATATACAACGGGTATTCAACAACACACTGCTGATTGCCAAAGACGAACAAGTCGATGTTTTGGTTGTAAGCCTAGCAGCCCTTTTGCATGATATTGCCGATGCCAAATTTCACAATGGCGATGAATCGGTAGGGCCAAGAGTGGCAAAAGAATTTCTAGAATCACTTGACATCGACAACGAAGTCATTTCGCATGTGGTCAACATCATCAAACATATTTCCTTTAAAAATAGCCTAAGCAAGAAAAAGAAGGCCTTTGACTCCAAAGAGCTACAAGTAGTTCAAGATGCCGATCGGTTAGACGCCATTGGTGCCATTGGCATAGCCCGTACCTTTAATTACGGTGGTTTCAAAGGGCGCGAACTCTATAACCCGGCGGTGGCGCCCCAAGTGGATATGACCAAGGAAGTCTATAAAAAGTCAAATGGCCCGACCATCAACCATTTCTATGAAAAATTGTTGCTGTTGAAAGATAAGATGAACACTGAGACCGGTAAGAAACTGGCAGCACAACGGCATCAGTTTATGCTCGATTATCTCGAGCAGTTCTACAAAGAATGGAACGGCCGACAATAG
- a CDS encoding lysophospholipid acyltransferase family protein yields MQKLLSYPLTVVYFLFFGATLVVFHPLQWFCLNVLGYRAHKQSVSVLNWFIMRCTNLLGTRYSFNNPHDIPVNTPLIIVTNHQSMYDIPPIIWYMRQHHPKFVAKKELGKGIPSVSYNLRHGGSALIDRKDGQQALSEIAKLGRYIEQYKRSAVIFPEGTRSRDGHPKPFRPMGLKTLMKNAPSALIVPISINNSWKMLRFGKFPMGLGAHLTFDVHKPLENSGDPDKLIAEIEETIKKGIRT; encoded by the coding sequence ATGCAAAAGTTGTTGTCGTATCCGTTGACCGTTGTTTATTTCCTTTTTTTTGGGGCCACCCTTGTTGTGTTCCACCCGTTACAGTGGTTTTGCCTGAACGTTCTCGGGTATCGGGCACACAAGCAAAGTGTATCCGTGCTAAACTGGTTCATCATGCGCTGCACCAATTTGTTGGGCACCCGTTACTCTTTCAACAACCCGCATGATATTCCCGTAAACACCCCTTTGATAATAGTTACCAACCACCAGAGTATGTACGACATACCCCCTATTATCTGGTACATGCGCCAACACCATCCCAAATTCGTGGCCAAAAAGGAGTTGGGCAAAGGCATCCCCAGCGTATCGTACAACCTTCGTCACGGTGGCTCTGCGCTTATCGACAGAAAGGATGGCCAGCAGGCCTTGTCAGAAATCGCCAAGCTGGGGCGCTATATAGAGCAATACAAGCGCAGCGCAGTGATATTTCCGGAGGGAACGCGTAGTCGTGATGGGCATCCGAAACCCTTTCGACCCATGGGACTGAAAACGCTGATGAAAAATGCGCCGTCGGCCTTGATCGTGCCCATCAGTATCAACAACTCGTGGAAAATGCTGCGATTCGGAAAATTTCCCATGGGATTGGGCGCCCATTTGACCTTTGATGTTCACAAACCCCTAGAAAATTCGGGCGACCCTGATAAATTGATTGCCGAAATAGAGGAAACCATCAAGAAAGGAATTCGAACATGA
- a CDS encoding BrxA/BrxB family bacilliredoxin: MYPEELVKPMRDDLASAGFEELYTGEAVENVLKREGTTLLVVNSVCGCAAANARPAAKMSLQNDKKPDHLVTVFAGVDTEAVNTAREHMVPFPPSSPSMALFKNGELVHMIERHHIEGRPAEMIAENLVEAYNEHC, from the coding sequence ATGTATCCTGAAGAATTGGTAAAACCGATGAGAGATGACTTGGCTTCTGCCGGGTTTGAAGAATTATATACGGGCGAGGCTGTTGAGAACGTCCTCAAACGAGAAGGCACCACCTTGTTGGTGGTAAACTCTGTTTGTGGTTGTGCGGCTGCAAATGCGAGGCCCGCGGCTAAAATGAGCCTGCAAAACGACAAGAAACCTGACCATTTGGTCACTGTTTTTGCCGGTGTGGACACTGAAGCTGTGAATACGGCCAGAGAGCATATGGTACCCTTCCCGCCATCTTCACCCAGTATGGCGCTTTTCAAGAACGGAGAATTGGTACACATGATCGAACGGCACCATATTGAGGGCCGCCCAGCAGAAATGATCGCTGAAAACCTAGTAGAGGCCTACAACGAGCACTGCTAA
- a CDS encoding TerB family tellurite resistance protein — MIKWFAALIGFFIRGFVGAILGFFVGSLLDNLSGSGGSGSRTIFGDFGQQSVSPADFELNLLSLCSIVIKADGQVSQRELDYVRQYFLSTYGKEKANAIFRTFNEVVKKREVSPQRICNYLNQRTRYEVRLQLIHFLFGIAQSDGQVSKAEINKLRELAGYLRIGSYDFESIMAMFIKSADNAYKILEIEKTATDEEVKKAYRKMAKKYHPDRVNTQDEAIKRGAEEKFKEVQKAYEVIQKERGLT, encoded by the coding sequence ATGATCAAGTGGTTTGCGGCTTTGATAGGTTTTTTTATAAGGGGCTTTGTAGGTGCCATACTAGGGTTCTTTGTCGGCAGCCTTCTTGATAATTTAAGCGGTAGCGGTGGTTCGGGTTCGCGCACCATTTTTGGCGATTTTGGGCAACAGTCTGTTTCCCCGGCTGATTTTGAGCTCAACCTCTTATCGCTCTGTTCCATTGTTATCAAGGCAGATGGACAAGTGAGCCAACGCGAACTTGATTATGTTCGCCAGTATTTTTTAAGCACCTATGGCAAAGAAAAGGCCAACGCCATTTTTCGAACCTTCAACGAGGTGGTGAAAAAGAGGGAGGTATCGCCCCAACGTATCTGTAATTACCTAAACCAGCGCACACGGTACGAAGTGCGTTTGCAATTGATACATTTTTTATTCGGCATTGCCCAGTCAGATGGCCAGGTGAGCAAGGCCGAAATCAACAAACTTCGTGAGCTGGCCGGATACTTGAGAATTGGCAGCTACGATTTTGAGAGTATAATGGCCATGTTTATCAAGTCGGCCGACAATGCCTATAAAATTTTGGAAATTGAAAAGACGGCCACAGACGAGGAGGTTAAAAAAGCCTATCGAAAAATGGCCAAAAAATACCACCCCGACCGTGTAAACACCCAAGATGAAGCCATAAAAAGAGGGGCTGAGGAAAAATTCAAGGAAGTGCAGAAGGCCTATGAGGTTATCCAAAAAGAACGGGGGTTAACGTAA
- a CDS encoding HupE/UreJ family protein, whose translation MQDFWFYIKLGFNHVLDLGAYDHILFLAALAVPFAFKSWKQVVVLATIFTITHCVSLALSVYGVATVDVGLIEFLIPITIAAAAIFNGFYIVNEKNRVEIGFYFHCLVTAFFGLIHGFGFSNYFKMLMAEEEEKVGPLLGFATGIELSQVAIILMVLLLAFVLQDVLKVKKRIFIALASILILLITIPMLIETFPF comes from the coding sequence ATGCAAGACTTTTGGTTCTACATAAAATTGGGGTTCAACCATGTACTCGATTTGGGGGCCTACGACCATATTTTGTTTTTGGCCGCCTTGGCGGTGCCCTTTGCATTTAAAAGTTGGAAGCAAGTGGTAGTGTTGGCGACCATCTTCACCATTACCCACTGCGTGTCTTTGGCCCTGTCGGTATATGGGGTGGCTACGGTCGATGTGGGTTTGATAGAGTTTTTGATACCAATTACAATTGCAGCAGCAGCAATATTTAATGGTTTTTACATTGTAAATGAAAAAAACAGAGTTGAAATAGGCTTTTATTTTCACTGTCTAGTTACAGCTTTTTTCGGGCTCATACACGGTTTTGGCTTTTCAAATTACTTTAAGATGTTGATGGCCGAAGAAGAGGAAAAGGTGGGGCCCTTACTGGGTTTTGCCACGGGAATCGAGCTTTCACAGGTGGCCATCATTCTAATGGTGCTGCTATTAGCTTTTGTATTGCAAGATGTACTAAAGGTCAAAAAAAGAATTTTTATCGCCCTGGCCTCCATTTTGATACTACTCATCACAATACCAATGCTTATAGAAACGTTTCCGTTTTAG
- a CDS encoding deoxycytidylate deaminase has product MKQSKQEKYDKAYLRMAQEWGKLSYCRRKQVGAIIVKDRMIISDGYNGTPTGFENICEDEEGYTKWYVLHAEANAILKVAASTQSCEGATLYITLSPCRECSKLIHQSGIKRVVYQKAYKDDSGLRFLQRAGVETQHLPVLEEMV; this is encoded by the coding sequence ATGAAGCAGAGCAAACAAGAGAAATACGACAAGGCGTATTTACGCATGGCGCAAGAATGGGGCAAACTGTCTTATTGCCGCCGAAAACAGGTAGGGGCCATTATCGTAAAAGACCGTATGATCATTTCTGATGGTTACAATGGCACGCCCACTGGTTTTGAGAACATTTGTGAAGATGAAGAAGGCTACACCAAATGGTATGTACTGCATGCAGAGGCCAATGCCATTCTTAAAGTAGCGGCCTCTACCCAGTCGTGTGAGGGTGCCACTTTGTACATCACGCTATCGCCTTGCCGTGAATGCAGCAAGTTGATACACCAATCTGGCATAAAACGTGTGGTATATCAAAAGGCCTACAAAGATGATTCCGGATTGCGTTTTTTGCAGCGTGCCGGGGTCGAAACACAGCACCTGCCCGTTTTGGAAGAAATGGTGTAG
- a CDS encoding S41 family peptidase, translating into MKKKYQYILPTVLAMVLAIGIFIGGKLHFNDSPEKLFSTNSKKDKLNRLIDYIDYEYVDEVDTDSIVDVTVNNILGKLDPHSVYIPRSEMKEISESMKGDFVGIGISFYKFRDTITVIRPIKNGPSHRRGIKPGDRILMADGDTLFGKRIPNSEIVDRLKGKAGSRVKLTVYRKTEDRIFDVTVRRGKVPIKSVESYYMLTDDMGYIKINRFAESTFSEFLAALQKLKIRGADKLVLDLRDNPGGYLGIAEQLADEFLEEGKLILYTENKKGNIKKAYATDKGNFEDRPVYVLINERSASASEIIAGALQDNDIGTIVGRRSFGKGLVQREMDLGDGSAVRLTVSRYYTPTGRSIQKSYENGHQEDYYQEFINRYHSGELISVDSIKVADSLKFKTPKGKIVYGGGGIIPDVFVPIGSNQEEAIESMDDTYEFFSFFIFEHLEKDRTRYSHLSKSEFLEEFRVDDILFEQFIDFMLNRKVKLDFYAQEKKIKAYLKANLAEQLFSPNLSAQIKGEHDAMLKKVLELDSIASAAMPIEGPLLD; encoded by the coding sequence ATGAAAAAGAAGTATCAGTACATATTGCCCACTGTTTTGGCCATGGTTTTGGCCATTGGAATCTTTATTGGCGGCAAGCTGCATTTTAACGATTCGCCAGAAAAGCTTTTCTCGACAAACTCAAAAAAGGATAAGCTGAATCGCCTTATCGATTACATCGATTATGAATATGTTGATGAGGTCGATACCGACAGTATTGTCGATGTCACTGTGAACAATATCTTAGGAAAACTGGATCCCCACTCGGTGTACATTCCGCGAAGCGAGATGAAAGAGATTTCAGAAAGCATGAAAGGCGACTTTGTGGGCATCGGAATCAGCTTTTACAAGTTTAGGGATACGATTACAGTTATCAGGCCCATTAAGAACGGGCCCAGTCATCGACGGGGCATCAAACCGGGCGACCGTATTTTGATGGCCGATGGCGACACTCTTTTTGGGAAACGAATACCCAATTCAGAGATTGTCGACCGTCTGAAAGGGAAGGCTGGTAGCAGGGTAAAGCTCACGGTCTACCGTAAAACGGAAGACAGGATTTTTGATGTTACCGTGCGCCGTGGCAAGGTGCCCATAAAAAGCGTGGAATCTTACTACATGCTCACCGACGATATGGGGTACATCAAGATTAACCGATTTGCCGAATCTACCTTTTCAGAATTTTTGGCCGCCCTTCAAAAATTGAAGATTAGGGGCGCCGATAAATTGGTACTTGATCTAAGGGACAATCCCGGCGGGTATCTGGGCATTGCCGAACAACTGGCCGATGAATTTTTGGAGGAAGGCAAGTTAATTCTTTACACGGAGAACAAAAAGGGCAACATAAAAAAGGCCTATGCCACCGACAAAGGAAATTTTGAAGACAGGCCCGTTTATGTGTTGATCAACGAACGTTCGGCCTCTGCAAGTGAGATCATCGCAGGGGCACTGCAAGACAACGATATCGGCACCATAGTGGGCAGGCGCTCTTTTGGCAAAGGGCTCGTACAGCGAGAAATGGACCTGGGCGATGGCTCTGCCGTACGGCTTACCGTTTCACGGTACTATACCCCTACGGGACGCTCCATACAAAAATCATATGAAAATGGGCATCAAGAAGACTACTACCAAGAATTCATCAACCGATACCACAGCGGCGAGCTGATTTCTGTGGACAGCATCAAGGTAGCCGATTCATTGAAGTTCAAGACACCAAAAGGCAAGATCGTTTATGGTGGTGGGGGCATTATACCCGATGTGTTCGTGCCAATCGGCAGCAACCAAGAAGAGGCCATTGAAAGTATGGACGATACGTATGAATTCTTCTCGTTTTTCATTTTCGAGCATCTTGAAAAAGACCGTACCCGTTACAGCCACCTTTCCAAATCGGAATTTTTGGAAGAATTCAGGGTCGATGACATTTTGTTCGAGCAGTTCATTGACTTTATGTTGAACCGAAAGGTGAAGCTTGACTTCTATGCACAAGAGAAGAAAATAAAGGCGTATTTAAAGGCGAATTTGGCCGAACAGTTGTTTTCTCCAAATCTATCGGCACAGATCAAGGGCGAACATGATGCCATGTTGAAAAAGGTTCTTGAGCTCGATTCGATTGCATCGGCGGCCATGCCCATAGAAGGGCCGCTCTTGGATTAG
- a CDS encoding PucC family protein, whose translation MNKTLTIVFILLAMGLIVFNFTLLDFQNPFVGDSLIAVIGIVASLCAILLLLILWKAKNIERRVNGKD comes from the coding sequence ATGAACAAGACTTTGACCATCGTATTCATACTACTGGCCATGGGCCTTATTGTTTTCAATTTTACGCTGTTGGATTTTCAAAATCCGTTTGTGGGAGACAGTCTTATAGCTGTAATCGGGATTGTGGCGTCATTATGTGCCATTTTATTGCTACTGATCTTATGGAAGGCAAAAAACATTGAGCGCAGGGTAAACGGAAAAGACTAA
- a CDS encoding MarC family protein, protein MNFNFKEIATASMVLFAVIDILGSIPIIISLRSKVGHIQSEKASIVAASLMVAFLFVGERILNLIGIDVYSFAVAGALVIFFLAVEMILGITLYKEEEPKTASIVPIAFPLIAGAGTLTSILSLRAEYHVENIIVAIIVNTIFVYLVLKSSVRIEKFLGKSGLGVIRKVFGVILLAIAVKLFATNINQLLNQ, encoded by the coding sequence ATGAATTTCAATTTCAAGGAAATCGCCACGGCCAGCATGGTACTCTTTGCCGTAATCGATATTTTGGGAAGCATCCCCATCATCATTTCGCTCCGCAGTAAGGTGGGCCATATCCAATCAGAGAAGGCCTCGATTGTGGCCGCAAGCCTTATGGTGGCCTTCTTGTTTGTGGGCGAGCGTATTCTAAACCTTATCGGCATCGACGTGTACTCATTTGCCGTAGCGGGCGCCCTCGTTATTTTTTTCTTGGCCGTAGAGATGATTTTGGGCATTACCTTATATAAGGAAGAAGAACCCAAAACCGCTTCCATTGTGCCGATTGCATTCCCACTGATTGCCGGTGCCGGTACGCTTACCTCTATTTTATCGCTGAGGGCCGAATACCATGTCGAGAACATCATTGTGGCCATAATTGTCAATACCATTTTCGTCTACCTCGTCTTGAAATCCTCGGTACGAATCGAAAAGTTCTTGGGGAAGAGCGGATTGGGAGTTATTCGGAAGGTTTTTGGGGTTATCTTGCTGGCCATTGCGGTAAAACTTTTTGCCACCAATATCAATCAATTGCTCAATCAATAA
- a CDS encoding DUF3109 family protein has translation MFQIDKTLISEDIIEHDFVCNLNACKGACCVDGEYGAPLEAAETKILDEIRDKVTPFLSKEGIRAISEQGAFVKGEDGEWETPLVKETGACAYVVYDDEHIAKCGLEEAHKHGVTDWKKPVSCHLYPVRIKEYSAFTAVNYHRWQICDPACALGAELKVPIYVFVKEALVRKFGEAWYAELEKVAEELSK, from the coding sequence ATGTTCCAAATAGACAAGACCCTCATATCGGAGGATATAATTGAACATGATTTTGTCTGCAACCTAAATGCTTGCAAAGGGGCCTGCTGTGTAGATGGGGAGTATGGGGCCCCACTTGAGGCGGCCGAGACCAAGATTTTAGATGAGATTCGGGACAAGGTCACCCCATTTCTAAGCAAAGAGGGCATAAGGGCCATTTCAGAGCAAGGTGCCTTTGTGAAAGGGGAAGACGGTGAATGGGAAACCCCTTTGGTCAAAGAAACAGGTGCCTGCGCCTATGTGGTCTACGATGACGAGCATATTGCCAAATGTGGCCTTGAAGAAGCCCACAAGCACGGGGTCACCGATTGGAAAAAGCCCGTTTCATGCCATTTGTACCCGGTTCGCATAAAGGAATATTCCGCATTTACCGCCGTGAACTATCATAGATGGCAAATTTGCGACCCTGCCTGTGCCTTGGGCGCCGAATTGAAGGTGCCCATTTATGTATTTGTGAAAGAGGCCTTGGTAAGAAAATTCGGGGAGGCATGGTATGCCGAACTTGAAAAGGTTGCTGAAGAGCTTTCTAAATAA